Part of the bacterium genome, CGGCATAGCAGCAACAATGATAGAAGGATATTACAGAAACAGCAAGAAAGATCAGGCTAAGTTTTTCAGATACGCATTATCATCAGCAAAAGAGACAGAGCTTTGGATTTATCGTGCACATGAAAGAAATTTACTTAACAAACCGAAATATACTGAATTACGGGATAAACTTTCCAATCTGGTTCCACAGACTGTAAATTATATCAACAAATTAAAGGATTAGAGCCTATTCACTATTTATGTTTCCAGGGGATGAATTTCCAATTTTTTGAATATCAGCATCTGGATCGCTATTGCAATCAGTATCATATTTTTAATCCGGAATCCATCAAATTAAAAACAGGCATTCAAAGCAGGGGCCCAGCCCCTGAACGATCAAAATCAAACCTGGTCTAACATTAAAAGCTTGACTTATTAATTTTAATAACTTACTTTAAAATGTGTGGCAAATACTCGAACATAAAAACATCCGAAAGAATTGCAGGAAACTGCCCAAACAAGTATTAAAGAAATATGAACTTTGGAAGG contains:
- a CDS encoding four helix bundle protein produces the protein GIAATMIEGYYRNSKKDQAKFFRYALSSAKETELWIYRAHERNLLNKPKYTELRDKLSNLVPQTVNYINKLKD